A stretch of Lactuca sativa cultivar Salinas chromosome 6, Lsat_Salinas_v11, whole genome shotgun sequence DNA encodes these proteins:
- the LOC111903765 gene encoding cytochrome P450 76C1 — translation MIPEIGYKIFLTMNTLLLWWWEVDNELDKLACTVLTISVPTLLLLWYKWITYSRKHIPPFPPGPYGLPVVGYLPFLGSNLHERFTEMAHRYGPIFSLRLGRKLHVVVNSIDLVKVVTRDLDQTMANRSPPLTALTISYGGNGVVWSNSNTHWRNMRKILATQLLSNTNLKDCQGFRTYEVRRLVKEVYSKLGTKININEIAFKTEVDVVTSILWGCSKSGEGNDSSSIGGGFREVEFKIVKLLGAPNISDFLPVVSRFDLQGRQREMQRQLEYVDRIFQSIIQGRIETNSRKNEGEAEEDRRKDFVQILLELMEQKDGSISLDIIKIKALLMDIVLAATDTTSTMVEWVISEILNNPGVMRKVQDELTDVIGMNVVQESHLPKLTYLDAVIKETFRVHTPVPLLVHRYPDESCTVGGYTIPKGTIVYMNVWAIHRDPKIWTNPLEFMPERFLIDKWDYNGNNFKFLPFGSGRRICPGIPLGEKMLMYILASLLHSFDWRLPEDEEFELSDEFGIVTKKRKPLIAIPSQRQSDASLYF, via the exons ATGATACCAGAAATTGGATATAAGATTTTTCTCACGATGAACACCTTGTTGTTATGGTGGTGGGAAGTCGACAATGAGCTAGACAAGCTCGCCTGCACAGTTCTCACCATTTCAGTTCCGACACTACTACTTCTATGGTACAAATGGATAACATATTCCAGAAAGCACATACCACCCTTCCCACCCGGTCCCTATGGCTTACCAGTTGTAGGGTATCTCCCGTTTCTTGGCTCCAATTTGCATGAAAGATTCACGGAGATGGCTCACCGATATGGCCCCATCTTCAGTCTCCGGCTCGGAAGAAAGCTTCATGTTGTGGTCAACTCCATAGACCTAGTAAAGGTCGTGACTCGTGACCTGGATCAGACCATGGCGAACCGCAGTCCTCCATTGACAGCGCTAACCATCAGTTATGGTGGCAATGGTGTTGTATGGTCCAACAGCAACACACACTGGCGTAACATGCGCAAGATTTTAGCAACCCAACTTCTGAGCAATACAAATCTCAAAGATTGTCAGGGTTTCCGAACATATGAAGTGAGAAGGCTGGTGAAAGAAGTTTACAGTAAGCTCGGGACAAAGATCAATATTAATGAAATTGCTTTCAAGACTGAGGTAGACGTTGTGACAAGCATTTTATGGGGTTGTAGCAAATCTGGTGAGGGGAACGATTCTAGCTCTATTGGAGGTGGCTTCCGTGAAGTTGAGTTCAAGATTGTTAAGTTATTGGGAGCCCCGAACATCTCTGATTTTCTCCCAGTGGTATCTCGGTTTGATCTCCAAGGAAGGCAGCGAGAAATGCAGAGGCAACTTGAATATGTCGATCGGATATTTCAAAGCATTATCCAAGGAAGAATCGAAACCAACTCCAGAAAAAATGAGGGAGAAGCTGAGGAAGATCGAAGGAAGGATTTCGTGCAGATATTATTGGAGCTTATGGAGCAGAAAGATGGTTCAATATCACTGGACATTATTAAAATAAAGGCCCTACTAATG GATATAGTGCTTGCGGCTACAGATACAACATCGACAATGGTAGAATGGGTGATATCAGAGATTTTGAATAATCCAGGTGTAATGAGAAAGGTCCAGGATGAATTAACGGATGTTATTGGCATGAACGTTGTCCAAGAATCTCATCTGCCCAAATTAACATATTTAGATGCAGTCATCAAGGAGACATTCAGGGTACACACTCCGGTTCCTCTCCTAGTCCACAGATACCCAGATGAATCATGCACTGTTGGCGGATACACCATTCCAAAGGGTACTATCGTCTATATGAATGTTTGGGCAATCCACCGGGATCCTAAGATCTGGACCAATCCATTGGAGTTCATGCCCGAGAGATTCTTGATCGACAAATGGGATTACAATGGAAATAATTTCAAGTTTTTGCCATTTGGATCAGGGAGAAGAATATGCCCAGGAATCCCCCTTGGGGAGAAGATGTTGATGTATATATTAGCATCGCTGTTACACTCGTTTGATTGGAGGTTGCCAGAAGATGAAGAGTTTGAGCTTTCTGACGAATTTGGAATTGTGACAAAGAAAAGGAAACCACTAATAGCTATACCCTCTCAAAGACAATCTGATGCAAGCCTCTACTTTTGA